Proteins co-encoded in one Candidatus Eremiobacteraceae bacterium genomic window:
- the cysE gene encoding serine O-acetyltransferase — MRHESFFQCIRRDWRACFERDPAARNWLEVLLCYSGFHAIFWHRLTHPLYRLGVPVLPRVMSQWTRFFTGIEIHPGAEIASGLFIDHGMGVVIGETAEIGRDCTLYQGVTLGGTSLQRGKRHPTLEDGVVCGAGAKIIGAIVIGARSKIAAGAVVVKSVASDSTVVGVPGRVVMQDGKRVAEPIIPQVDMPDPEVEDIAALTARIDALEARIRTTEGQHGTSAL; from the coding sequence ATGCGTCACGAATCGTTCTTCCAGTGCATCCGCCGCGACTGGCGCGCTTGTTTCGAACGCGACCCGGCCGCGCGCAACTGGCTGGAAGTGCTCCTGTGCTATTCCGGTTTCCACGCGATCTTCTGGCACCGCTTGACGCATCCGCTCTACCGTTTAGGCGTTCCCGTACTGCCTCGCGTCATGTCGCAGTGGACGCGGTTTTTCACCGGCATCGAGATCCATCCGGGCGCCGAGATCGCGTCGGGTCTCTTCATCGATCACGGCATGGGCGTCGTCATCGGCGAAACCGCTGAGATCGGACGCGATTGCACGCTCTACCAAGGCGTGACGCTCGGCGGCACGAGCTTGCAGCGCGGCAAGCGTCATCCGACGCTTGAAGACGGAGTCGTCTGCGGTGCGGGGGCGAAGATCATCGGCGCGATCGTCATCGGCGCGCGCTCGAAGATCGCCGCAGGCGCGGTCGTCGTGAAATCGGTCGCTTCGGATTCGACCGTCGTCGGCGTGCCCGGCCGCGTCGTCATGCAAGACGGAAAACGAGTCGCGGAACCGATCATACCGCAAGTCGACATGCCGGATCCGGAGGTCGAAGACATCGCGGCGCTCACCGCGCGGATCGATGCGCTCGAGGCGCGGATCCGTACCACCGAAGGGCAGCATGGCACTTCGGCTCTATAA
- the ispF gene encoding 2-C-methyl-D-erythritol 2,4-cyclodiphosphate synthase: MRAGLGYDAHPLVADRPLILAGVEISFGRGLEGFSDADVVAHAVIDAILGAAALGDCGTHFPSGDAKFAGARSVELLHQAVGFVSDAGFAVGNVDCTIVAERPSLAPYVARMRDELAAAIGIEVGRVSVKAKRTEGLGFTGSGDGIEAYAIALLEDKR, from the coding sequence ATGAGAGCTGGACTCGGCTACGACGCGCACCCGCTCGTCGCGGATCGTCCGCTCATCCTCGCGGGCGTAGAGATATCGTTCGGCCGCGGGCTCGAGGGCTTCTCGGACGCGGACGTCGTTGCGCACGCGGTCATCGACGCGATCCTCGGGGCCGCGGCGCTCGGCGACTGCGGCACGCACTTCCCGAGCGGAGATGCGAAGTTCGCGGGCGCGCGCAGTGTCGAGCTGCTGCACCAGGCGGTTGGGTTCGTCTCGGACGCCGGCTTCGCTGTCGGCAACGTCGACTGCACGATCGTCGCCGAGCGGCCGTCGCTCGCCCCGTACGTCGCGCGCATGCGCGACGAGCTCGCTGCTGCGATCGGCATCGAGGTCGGGCGCGTCAGCGTCAAAGCGAAGCGCACCGAAGGACTCGGCTTCACAGGCAGCGGCGACGGGATCGAGGCGTACGCCATCGCGCTCCTCGAAGACAAGCGGTGA
- a CDS encoding DegV family protein, giving the protein MSGRVAIVTDSTSDLGALAGQHGIEVVPLTIRFGNDEFRDGVDLSEADFYRKLEASPTTPITAQPTPALFAQTYRRLLDGGADRIISIHLPATLSGTINAAAIAANEIGDGKVDVLDSRSVSAGIGILALDAARRAAAGEDADAIGSALRADVPKVQLFATIPSLTYLARGGRIGQLSGLVGNVLKIVPILTMVDGTLKEHAKVRTFQKAVDQIVDIATARLSGTHGARVAVIHSMAPDLAQSVAGRISAAADLGSLYISTIGPTVGTHAGPGVVGTVFIV; this is encoded by the coding sequence ATGAGCGGCCGCGTCGCGATCGTCACCGACTCGACGTCGGATCTGGGCGCGCTCGCCGGTCAGCACGGGATCGAGGTCGTGCCCCTCACCATCCGTTTCGGCAACGACGAGTTTCGCGACGGCGTCGATCTCAGCGAGGCGGATTTCTACCGCAAGCTCGAAGCGAGCCCGACGACGCCCATCACTGCACAGCCGACGCCCGCGCTTTTCGCCCAGACATATCGGCGTCTGCTTGACGGCGGCGCCGACCGCATCATATCCATCCACTTGCCTGCGACGTTGTCGGGCACGATCAACGCCGCGGCGATCGCCGCGAACGAGATCGGCGACGGCAAGGTCGACGTCCTCGATTCTCGGTCTGTGAGCGCCGGAATCGGCATTCTCGCACTCGACGCTGCGCGTCGAGCCGCGGCCGGGGAAGACGCCGACGCCATAGGGTCCGCGTTGCGCGCCGACGTGCCGAAGGTGCAGCTCTTCGCGACGATCCCGTCGCTGACGTACTTGGCGCGGGGCGGCCGGATCGGGCAGCTGAGCGGACTCGTCGGCAACGTCCTCAAGATCGTGCCGATCTTGACGATGGTCGACGGCACGCTCAAAGAACATGCAAAGGTCCGGACGTTCCAAAAAGCGGTCGATCAGATCGTCGACATCGCGACCGCGCGTCTCTCGGGGACGCACGGCGCTCGCGTCGCCGTGATCCACAGCATGGCGCCGGACCTCGCTCAAAGCGTCGCTGGCCGGATCTCGGCCGCGGCTGACCTTGGATCGCTTTACATCAGCACGATCGGGCCGACAGTCGGCACGCACGCCGGGCCCGGAGTCGTCGGCACTGTCTTCATCGTGTGA
- a CDS encoding PIN domain-containing protein has translation MSGLARATIAVLAGLIGWMVARFVAHLTPSEDDIIEWGGALALALIAFFVSPQIGRILDRAASVVELSLGGMSASEALSGAIGLLIGLIIMFSVRGAYQDLHMFERYGPEPFYALWLPIVAFFAFLGFRIGRQRARRSSTVQEKLLDTSVIIDGRIVDIVGSGFVDGPLVVPRFVLGELQMLADSADPIRRARGKRGLEVLERLRAASREFLVVDQQTEDHDVDAKLVTLARRRGGKILTNDYNLNRVAKLQGVGVLNINELSNAVKAVALPGEEMAVSIIKEGKEQNQGVGFLDDGTMVVVENGRERKGEQVGIEVTSVLQTAAGRMIFAKLKR, from the coding sequence TTGAGCGGCCTTGCGCGAGCCACTATCGCCGTCCTCGCCGGACTTATCGGTTGGATGGTAGCGCGCTTCGTCGCGCACCTCACGCCGAGCGAGGACGACATCATCGAATGGGGCGGCGCGCTCGCGCTCGCGCTCATCGCGTTCTTCGTCAGTCCGCAGATCGGCCGCATCCTCGACCGCGCGGCATCGGTCGTCGAGCTCAGCCTCGGCGGCATGTCGGCGTCCGAGGCGCTGTCGGGCGCGATCGGGCTGCTCATCGGTCTTATCATCATGTTCTCGGTGCGCGGGGCGTATCAGGACCTCCACATGTTCGAACGCTACGGCCCGGAGCCGTTCTACGCGCTCTGGCTGCCGATCGTCGCATTCTTCGCGTTTCTCGGATTTCGTATCGGACGCCAGCGCGCGAGGCGGTCGTCGACCGTCCAAGAGAAATTGCTCGACACTTCGGTCATCATCGACGGCCGCATCGTCGACATCGTCGGCAGCGGCTTCGTCGATGGTCCGCTCGTCGTGCCGCGCTTCGTCCTCGGCGAGCTGCAGATGCTGGCCGATTCGGCGGATCCCATCCGGCGAGCGCGAGGCAAACGCGGTCTGGAAGTGCTCGAGCGCCTGCGGGCGGCCAGCCGCGAGTTCCTCGTCGTCGATCAGCAGACCGAAGATCATGACGTCGACGCGAAACTCGTCACGCTCGCGCGCCGTCGCGGCGGCAAGATCTTGACGAACGACTACAACCTCAACCGCGTCGCGAAGCTCCAAGGCGTCGGCGTCCTCAACATCAACGAGCTGAGCAACGCCGTGAAGGCCGTCGCCCTGCCCGGCGAAGAGATGGCCGTTAGCATCATCAAGGAAGGCAAGGAGCAGAACCAGGGCGTCGGGTTCCTCGATGACGGCACGATGGTCGTCGTCGAGAACGGGCGCGAGCGGAAGGGCGAGCAGGTCGGCATAGAAGTGACGTCGGTGCTGCAGACCGCCGCCGGCCGGATGATCTTCGCGAAACTGAAGCGTTGA
- the gltX gene encoding glutamate--tRNA ligase, which translates to MSALVRVRFAPAPTGSLHVGGARTALFNYLFARGRSGTLVLRSEDTDLTRSSIESERVIEDDLRWLGLDWDEGVDRGGPYGPYRQTERRDRYGLAAARLLEIEAAYPCYCTPEELEADRAAAEARGLAPKYSGRCRELTHAQRSAFESEGRKPAIRFQMPERDVYVEDLVRGSVHFPAGSIGDFVIVKSDGNAAYNFAAVIDDSEMAITHVIRGDEHLPNTPRQVSLYEALGLPLPLFAHVSMILAPDHQKLSKRHGATALSEYREQGFVAPALVNYLALLGWSPGDDREFFTLDELARAFSIERVSKSPAVFDHAKLRWFNAHYVRALPLEERAALFIEWAARDPRVVQAPELGDARWRKRLAAAIGDHVEILSDVAPAVEELLRDDVTLGDAARDVLKEGSARSLVAELAEVARRSNADGFENATSRERLNELGRRHGVKGKALFQPIRLAVTGMEHGIELPLLLPLLGPARVASRITSALSQDS; encoded by the coding sequence GTGAGCGCCCTCGTCCGCGTCCGCTTCGCCCCTGCTCCGACGGGCTCGCTCCACGTCGGCGGCGCACGCACGGCGCTCTTCAACTATCTGTTCGCGCGTGGACGCAGCGGCACGCTCGTGCTGCGATCGGAAGACACCGATCTCACCCGCTCGTCGATCGAGTCGGAGCGGGTCATCGAAGACGATCTGCGCTGGCTCGGCCTCGATTGGGATGAGGGCGTCGATCGCGGCGGGCCGTACGGGCCGTATCGCCAGACCGAGCGGCGCGATCGCTACGGTCTCGCTGCGGCACGCCTGCTGGAAATCGAAGCCGCGTATCCGTGCTACTGCACCCCGGAAGAACTCGAGGCAGACCGTGCGGCCGCCGAGGCGCGCGGCCTCGCGCCGAAGTATTCCGGCCGCTGCCGCGAGCTGACGCACGCGCAGCGCAGCGCGTTCGAAAGCGAAGGCCGTAAACCGGCGATCCGCTTCCAGATGCCCGAGCGCGACGTCTACGTCGAAGATCTCGTGCGCGGCTCGGTCCACTTCCCCGCCGGCTCGATCGGCGATTTCGTCATCGTCAAGTCCGACGGCAATGCCGCCTACAACTTCGCCGCGGTCATCGACGACAGCGAGATGGCGATCACGCACGTGATCCGAGGCGACGAACATCTGCCGAACACGCCGCGGCAGGTGAGCCTCTACGAGGCACTCGGACTTCCGCTGCCGCTCTTCGCGCACGTCTCGATGATCCTCGCGCCCGACCATCAGAAACTGTCGAAGCGGCACGGCGCGACCGCTCTGAGCGAGTACCGGGAACAGGGTTTCGTGGCGCCGGCGCTCGTCAACTATCTGGCGCTCCTCGGTTGGTCGCCAGGAGACGATCGCGAGTTCTTCACGCTTGACGAGCTCGCGCGCGCATTTTCGATCGAGCGCGTGAGCAAAAGCCCGGCCGTCTTCGATCACGCGAAACTGCGCTGGTTCAACGCGCACTACGTGCGCGCGCTGCCGCTCGAGGAACGGGCGGCCCTCTTCATCGAGTGGGCCGCTCGCGATCCGCGCGTCGTGCAAGCGCCCGAGCTTGGCGACGCGAGGTGGCGAAAACGGCTCGCGGCCGCGATCGGCGATCACGTCGAGATCCTCAGCGACGTCGCACCCGCGGTCGAGGAACTGCTGCGCGACGACGTCACGCTCGGCGATGCGGCGCGCGACGTGCTCAAGGAAGGATCGGCGCGATCGCTCGTGGCCGAACTTGCCGAGGTCGCGCGCCGTTCGAACGCCGACGGGTTCGAGAATGCGACGTCAAGAGAAAGGCTCAACGAATTGGGCCGTCGTCACGGCGTCAAAGGCAAGGCGCTTTTCCAGCCCATACGACTTGCGGTGACGGGGATGGAACATGGCATCGAGCTGCCGTTGCTCTTGCCGCTGCTCGGCCCCGCACGCGTCGCGTCGCGCATCACCTCCGCGCTGTCGCAGGATTCGTGA
- the plsX gene encoding phosphate acyltransferase PlsX, which yields MSAESPRISIDAMGGDNAPREIVAGTLQAAAAFDARFILVGDEKQIAPLVEQAARGAKIEIVHAPETVAMDEAPVAAVRRGAVTSMAKAFELVRDGEADAVFSAGNSGAFLAFSMIRLRPLAGIARPAFATIWPARNGPMLVLDAGANVDCKPEWLVQFAIMGSAYSRAVLGVDRPKVGLLSIGEEEGKGNALIDAATPLLADAPIEFAGNVEGRDLLLGSVDVIVCDGFVGNVALKLAEGAGEYIFGALKEAATTSLAARIGALLLRPKIREIRGRMDYREYGGAPVLGVRGVSFVGHGRTDKKAVVSACRAAVRAVRQDLVGTIARAIAPANDAEAAR from the coding sequence TTGAGCGCTGAATCGCCCCGCATATCGATCGACGCCATGGGCGGCGACAACGCACCGCGCGAGATCGTCGCCGGCACGCTCCAGGCGGCAGCCGCTTTCGACGCGCGCTTCATCCTCGTCGGCGACGAGAAGCAGATCGCGCCGCTCGTCGAGCAGGCAGCGCGTGGCGCGAAGATCGAGATCGTGCATGCGCCCGAGACCGTCGCGATGGACGAAGCGCCCGTCGCCGCCGTGCGCCGCGGCGCAGTGACGTCGATGGCAAAGGCATTCGAGCTCGTCCGCGACGGCGAGGCGGACGCCGTCTTTTCCGCCGGCAACAGCGGAGCGTTTCTCGCGTTCTCGATGATACGGCTGCGCCCGCTTGCCGGCATCGCCCGGCCTGCCTTCGCGACCATCTGGCCCGCGCGCAACGGCCCGATGCTCGTGCTCGACGCAGGTGCGAACGTCGATTGCAAGCCCGAGTGGCTCGTCCAGTTCGCCATCATGGGAAGCGCGTACTCGCGCGCCGTGCTTGGCGTCGACAGGCCGAAGGTCGGCCTGCTTTCGATCGGCGAGGAAGAGGGCAAGGGAAACGCGCTCATCGATGCGGCGACGCCGCTGCTCGCCGACGCGCCGATCGAGTTCGCAGGCAACGTCGAAGGACGCGACCTGCTGCTCGGGTCCGTCGACGTCATCGTCTGCGACGGCTTCGTCGGCAACGTCGCCCTCAAGTTGGCCGAAGGCGCGGGAGAATACATCTTCGGCGCGTTGAAGGAGGCTGCGACGACGTCGCTCGCGGCGCGGATCGGCGCGCTCCTTCTGCGGCCGAAGATACGCGAGATCCGCGGTCGCATGGATTATCGCGAGTACGGCGGCGCGCCGGTGCTCGGCGTCCGCGGCGTCAGTTTCGTCGGCCACGGCCGCACCGACAAAAAAGCGGTGGTCAGTGCTTGTCGCGCGGCGGTTCGCGCCGTCCGCCAAGACCTCGTCGGCACGATCGCCCGCGCGATCGCTCCGGCGAATGACGCGGAGGCGGCCCGATGA
- the hemW gene encoding radical SAM family heme chaperone HemW has product MSSDRYAAVSDDTAGCYVHLPFCDRICPYCDFAVVRHVQQRVERYTSALASEIERSPLPDKPVRTIFFGGGTPSALEANRLERLLDQLFERFGIRPGSIECSLEANPSRNVDDLPKWRHAGVTRVSIGVQSLDDGELHRLGRDHSASQAEAFARAARRAGFDSVSIDLIAGAPGQTAGSFATSLDRAIALEPDHISVYGLTIEASTPYAAWHAREPAAFPDDDAVADMLTEADARLSSAGFEHYELSNFARPGHRCEHNVGYWRQRDCIAYGMSAAGYDNGERYRNERDFDAYCAAIEKGSSPRAVFERLERGRRIGEAAMLALRTADGIGDADFLKRFGIDISVAFAAAIKKCSARGLLEADGHGARLTATGRLLANDVCAEFLVPQIDEPSERTSKGVPIA; this is encoded by the coding sequence ATGAGCTCCGACAGATACGCCGCCGTCTCCGACGACACGGCCGGCTGCTACGTCCACCTGCCGTTTTGCGATCGCATCTGCCCGTATTGCGATTTCGCGGTCGTGCGTCACGTCCAACAGCGCGTCGAACGCTACACGTCTGCGCTCGCGTCCGAGATCGAACGAAGTCCGTTGCCGGACAAACCGGTGCGGACGATCTTCTTCGGCGGTGGAACGCCGAGCGCGCTCGAGGCGAATCGTCTCGAGCGGCTGCTCGATCAGCTCTTCGAGCGTTTCGGAATACGACCGGGCTCGATCGAGTGCTCGCTCGAAGCGAACCCGAGCCGGAACGTCGATGACCTTCCGAAGTGGCGGCACGCCGGCGTCACGAGGGTCTCGATCGGCGTCCAGTCGCTCGATGACGGCGAGCTTCATCGGCTCGGCCGCGATCACTCCGCTTCGCAAGCGGAAGCGTTCGCTCGCGCGGCGCGACGTGCCGGGTTCGACAGCGTCTCCATCGATCTCATCGCCGGCGCGCCGGGTCAGACGGCGGGATCGTTCGCGACGTCGCTGGATCGCGCGATCGCGCTGGAGCCGGATCACATCTCCGTCTACGGACTGACGATCGAAGCGTCGACGCCGTACGCCGCGTGGCATGCGAGGGAGCCGGCGGCGTTTCCCGATGACGACGCGGTCGCCGATATGCTGACCGAGGCCGATGCGCGCCTCTCGTCCGCCGGATTCGAACATTACGAGCTGTCGAACTTCGCACGCCCCGGACATCGCTGCGAACACAACGTCGGCTACTGGCGTCAGCGGGACTGCATCGCGTATGGTATGTCTGCGGCGGGATACGATAACGGCGAGCGCTACCGCAACGAGCGCGATTTCGACGCGTATTGCGCGGCCATCGAGAAGGGCTCGTCGCCGCGCGCCGTGTTCGAACGCCTCGAACGAGGGCGCAGGATAGGCGAGGCGGCGATGCTCGCGCTGCGAACGGCGGACGGCATCGGCGATGCGGACTTCCTCAAGCGCTTCGGAATAGATATATCCGTCGCGTTCGCGGCCGCGATAAAAAAATGCTCAGCAAGGGGCCTTCTCGAAGCAGATGGGCATGGAGCGAGGCTGACCGCCACGGGTCGCCTGCTCGCCAACGACGTCTGCGCGGAGTTCCTGGTCCCGCAGATCGACGAACCGTCGGAACGAACTTCGAAGGGAGTGCCGATCGCTTGA
- the ispD gene encoding 2-C-methyl-D-erythritol 4-phosphate cytidylyltransferase, protein MTAIVAAAGRGSRLGVRKQLLDLCGKPVVSWCLDVIAHCGCVDDVVVVCEPDEREECERLARATCASKLRAVVTGGDRRQDSVLAGLRASMPDADYVVIHDGARPFVTEDMVERSLAAARLSGASVVAVQVKDTIKQVSEGGVVTRSLPRETLWAAQTPQAFSVDALVRAYAAAEAEGFVATDDAMLVEWAGTGQVSVVEGSYDNLKITTPDDLIVAEQIVRRRAASTA, encoded by the coding sequence GTGACCGCCATCGTCGCGGCAGCCGGGCGCGGCTCGCGGCTCGGCGTGCGCAAGCAGCTCCTCGATCTCTGCGGCAAACCTGTCGTCTCGTGGTGTCTCGACGTCATCGCGCACTGCGGCTGCGTCGACGATGTCGTCGTCGTGTGCGAGCCGGACGAGCGCGAGGAGTGCGAGCGGCTCGCGCGGGCGACGTGCGCGTCGAAGCTCCGCGCCGTCGTCACCGGCGGCGATCGGCGTCAAGATTCCGTACTCGCGGGCTTGCGCGCATCGATGCCCGATGCCGACTACGTCGTCATCCACGACGGCGCGCGCCCGTTCGTGACGGAAGACATGGTCGAGCGATCGCTCGCAGCGGCTCGGTTGAGCGGCGCGAGCGTCGTGGCGGTCCAGGTGAAGGACACGATCAAACAAGTGAGCGAGGGTGGCGTCGTCACGCGCAGTCTTCCACGCGAGACGCTTTGGGCGGCGCAGACACCGCAGGCATTTTCGGTCGACGCGCTCGTCCGCGCGTACGCAGCGGCGGAAGCAGAAGGGTTCGTCGCCACCGACGATGCGATGCTCGTCGAATGGGCCGGTACCGGGCAAGTGAGCGTCGTCGAAGGCTCGTACGACAATCTGAAGATCACGACGCCCGATGACCTCATCGTCGCGGAGCAGATCGTACGGCGCCGGGCGGCGTCGACGGCATGA